The Deltaproteobacteria bacterium GWC2_65_14 genome contains the following window.
CCTTCCCCGGGACCCGCACGGTCCCTTCTTCCAGCGAGAGGTCGCTCCGGCGGAGGGAAACCAGCTCCCCCACCCGGAGTCCGGAGGAATAGAGAAGCTCCAGGATCGCGGCGTCCCGCTTCCCTCTCCACCCCTCCGGCTGGACCGCCCGGAGAAGGTCGAGCATCTCGTCCACCGGGAGAAATCCGGGCAGGCGCGTTTCCCGACGGGGAGAGGCAAGCCCTTCGGCGGGGTTTCCCCGCATCTCCCCTTGGACGATCAGGAACGAGAAGAAGCTCCTGACGGCCGCGATTTTTCTCGCGATCGTGCTCCCCTTCCTTCCCGGATGCCGCGAGGCGAGGTACCGCCGCAGTTCCGCCGGGGTCACCGACGTCCAGCCGGAACCCCTGCCGTCCTCCGGATCACACCCTCGCTCCTCCGTCAGGAACGACCGGAGGTCCGACAGCTCCCGGAGATAGGCACGGGCCGTTTCCCGGGAGGCGTTCCTCTCCGACGAGAGGAACCGGGAGAATCGTTCGATAGCGGAATCCACGTCTCCGTGACCGTCCCTTTCCGGAAAGAAAAAGGAAAGAAACTATGTAACACACAAAGGGTTATATTCAAAGACCCTTTCGCGAAATTCCGCGGCGGCGGAGATCGCGCGTCTTGCCTGTCTCTCCTTCCGGTCCCGCTTTCTTCCCTCCGGGGGAGGGCCCAGGAGACCGAAGTTCGCGTTCATCGGCTGGGGAATCCCTTTCCGGGGGGTGGCGATGTACCGCATCAGGGCCCCCGTCATCGTCTCTTCGGGAAACGGCGACGGCTCCCTCCCCGCCGCCCTCGCCGCGATCGACGCCGCGGCGACGACCGCCGAGGCGATCGACTCCACGTACCCCTCCACCCCCGTGATCTGCCCCGCGAAGAAGAGTCCGGGGCGCACCCTGGATTCGAGCGTCGGGTGCAGGTGCCTTCCCGCATCCAGGTAGCTGTTCCGGTGGACGGAGCCGTGCCGGAGGAATTTCGCCCGCGTAAGCCCGGGAACGAGCGAGAAGACCCGCTCCTGCTCCGGATAGGCCAGCTTCGTCTGGAACCCGACGAGGTTGTACATCGTGCCGGCCAGGTTTTCCTTTCGAAGCTGGACGACCGCGTGGGCGACCTTTCCGGTCCGCGGATCGCGCAACCCCACCGGGCGCAGCGGTCCGAACAGCAGCGTCTCCGGGCCCCGCCGGGCAATCGCCTCGATCGGCATGCAGGCCTCGAAATGCCGCTCCTCCTCGAACTCCCTCGCCGGCACGACCCGCGCCGACAGAAGAGCCGCCAGGAAGGTCCCGTACTGCTCCCTCGTCATCGGGAAGTTCAGGTAGTCGCCGCCCCCCGCCCCGTACCGGTCGGCGGTGAACCCGGCGCGCAGGTCCAGCGAGGAGGCGTCCACGA
Protein-coding sequences here:
- a CDS encoding methylenetetrahydrofolate--tRNA-(uracil(54)-C(5))-methyltransferase (FADH(2)-oxidizing) TrmFO, with protein sequence MTPPRAIIVGAGLAGSEAALVLSAAGAEVDLHEMRPAVSSPAHTTGWFAELVCSNSLGADAPNTGKGLLKAELRAFGSNLLLLADRVRVPAGKALAVDRELFARAVTGAVRSRGNIRIHEHEVPSIPDGPLVLVACGPLPPEALSRDIASFLGGEGLYFYDAISPIVDASSLDLRAGFTADRYGAGGGDYLNFPMTREQYGTFLAALLSARVVPAREFEEERHFEACMPIEAIARRGPETLLFGPLRPVGLRDPRTGKVAHAVVQLRKENLAGTMYNLVGFQTKLAYPEQERVFSLVPGLTRAKFLRHGSVHRNSYLDAGRHLHPTLESRVRPGLFFAGQITGVEGYVESIASAVVAAASIAARAAGREPSPFPEETMTGALMRYIATPRKGIPQPMNANFGLLGPPPEGRKRDRKERQARRAISAAAEFRERVFEYNPLCVT